AGTGCGAGGGCCAGATCAAATATTTTTGGAATCCATGCCGCATTATCCGGATCGATTAGAAATGGCTCCGGGATTAATATTAAATTATTTGCTTTAAAATCATGAGGTGTTGCAACATGTGGTAAGTTTGCCCGGTAAAGTTCCTGCTGATTTGCAACACTTTCCAATAACTTTGTTTTTAATCCTGGGTCCATTCTAATTCCGGCTTTTTGTGCATGTTGGTTAATTGCCTCCATACTCTCTTTCACTTCTTCTTCATTAAAATCATAGACATCATATACGAGGAGGTCATAAACATTGGAAACAGGTGAACTGCTGTGGATCTGCCCTAACAATTTACCAGCTTCATAAATTTCATTGTCTTTGCCTGAATATTTCTCACCTTCAATAAATGGATAAACCACGAAATTTGTATCTTCATATTTTTGCGGATTATCCACTTGT
This genomic window from Solibacillus sp. FSL R5-0449 contains:
- a CDS encoding phosphotransferase, translating into MNGTKILNIFGFEVEEEPASIYPYSPVYRVKYGNRDVVVKRTQKRAGNVMSYTNMLKDKGINVVTPVKLQVDNPQKYEDTNFVVYPFIEGEKYSGKDNEIYEAGKLLGQIHSSSPVSNVYDLLVYDVYDFNEEEVKESMEAINQHAQKAGIRMDPGLKTKLLESVANQQELYRANLPHVATPHDFKANNLILIPEPFLIDPDNAAWIPKIFDLALALLLFHNEHEEAPDRVFTKGEWELFLSGYREYIDITDEEKSFWEMAKQHVFLDEVMWLMAEYEEHSC